Within the Gloeobacter kilaueensis JS1 genome, the region TCAAGAACTTTGCCGGGGGCTATTTGGCTTTGATTGGCTCCAACAGCCCCGCCCAGGCGGCAAGCCGACCGATACGAATACTTCTCGCCGACGAGGTGGATCGCTTCAGCGACTCGGCAGGCACCGAAGGCGATCCGGTGGATCTGGGCATCCAGCGGCAAGACACTTTCTTCAACCGCAAGCGTGGGCTCATCAGCACGCCTACTGTGCGCGATGTGAGCCGCATCGAAGCCGCCTTTCTGGCGAGCGACCAGCGGCGCTACTTTTGCCCGTGCCCAGTCTGCGGCGAATTTCAGCTGCTCCAGTTTCAATACCTGCGGTGGGATGCCGGGCGGCCCGAGAGTGCCTACTACCTGTGCGAGCATTGCGGGGCGAAGCTTTCTACCGCTCAGAAAAACCAGATGGTACGTGCTGGCCAGTGGCGAGCGACGGCTACACCGAAACCCGGCTCCGAGCGCTCGCGAGGCTATCACCTCTGGGCCATCTACAGCCCCTGGATCTCGCTGCAGTTGATTGTCGAGAAATTTCTCAAGGCAAAAGACGATCCTGAGCGATTGAAAGTCTTCACCAACACTGTGCTGGCGGAAACCTTCGACACCGCCGGGGGGCAGAAGATTGACTATCAAAAGCTGGCCGATCGATCGAACTACGGGCCTAGGGGCAGCAATGGTCAGCCCGCTCGTGAGTTCGTCTACGGGCTCGAAGGGGGCAAAGCCCCTGCCGCCGGGGTGCTGTTTTTGAGCGGCGGCGTCGATGTGCAAGACGATCGCCTGGAGGTGATCTTGAGAGGCTGGGGCCGGGGTGAACAATCCTGGCTTTGTTGGTACCAGCAGATCTGGGGCGATCCGCGCATGGTCTCGACCTGGGAGGCGCTTGACGAGGTGGTAGGTAGCACCTGGCGGCACCCTCACGGCGTCGATCTTCGCGTCGAAGCGGTCGGGGTGGATAGTGGCCATCTCACGCAGTACGTCTACGCCTACGTGCGTGGTGCGGCCCATCGAGGAGTGTTTGCGGTGAAAGGCATGGGCACGCCCACCGATCGCCCGATCCTGGGCACACCCACCTGGCAGGACATCGATCACGAAGGCAGGAAGATTAAAAACGGTGTGCAGCTCTGGTCTGTGGGCACCCACCAGGCCAACAGTCTCATCTATTCCCGGCTGGCGCTGCCGTACCCCGGCGACGGCTACTATCATTTCCCGGCGGGCCTTGAAGAGCCATTTTGGGAAGGGCTGTGTTCTGAAAAATTGATTACTGAGTATCGGGCCGGAGTAGCAACCCAGCGCTACGTGCCCATCGCCGGAAGAAAGCGCAACGAGCCCTTGGACTGCGAGCGCTACGCCCTCGCCGCTGCACTGAAGCTGGGCCTCGCCCGCGCTCCCTGGGACAAGCTCGAAGAACGGGTGAAGCCGAAAGAGCAAAAACCCACCACCGCCCGCGCAACTGCTGCAACTGGCCGCCAGTCCGGCAACTGGCTTACGGATTACTGAGCGGTTGCCCCCGTGATCGCAAAGTTTGAGCTGCAGCTGCAAAAAATTGGGAAGATTCGAGCGCCCGCCTGTGCAGCTACCCAACCCGATCAACCAAGGCAGCACCTACACCTGGCTCGACAGCCTCGTGGACTATCCCGCCAACCAGGGATGGGTGCTCACGTACTACTTTCGAGGCGGCGGCAGCGCTCTTAATCTTCCGGCGATCGCGAGCGGCGCAGATTTTCAGTCCAGCCTGACATCGGCGCAGACTGCTGGCCTCGCCGCCGGGCAGATCTACTGGCAGGCGAAGGTACAGCAGGGCAGCCAGATCGTCACTGTGGGCAGTGGTGCCATCACCGTAATCCTGGACCTCGCCGCTGCACCGCCCACCTACGACGGGCAGACACCAGCGCAGGCCCAGCTCGCCGCTGCCGAGGCTGCCATCCAGCGCCGGCTCAGTGGCCAGGACGTCGAAGAATACACCGTTGAGGGCCGGTCCCTGCGTCGCATGTCGCTCATGAGCTTGATCGACCTGCGCGACCGGTTGCGTCTCGAAGTCGAGCGCGAGTCTGCAGCCGACTCGATCGCCAACGGCCAGGGCGATCCGCGAGTGCTGGGCGTGATGTTTGGTCCGCCCATCGCTGGCGCTGGCGGAGGGTGCTACTGATGGGGCTCATTGCCTTTTTGCCCAGCGCCACGGATAGCGCCAGGGAGCGAGAGATGGCTCGCCGTGCCCGCGCTTCCGCGAAAGAGCGAGAATCGGCAGTTGCCACCGAGAGCCAGTATCGGCAGTTTGCCGCCGCGTTGCTCGACCGCACGACCAGTGACTGGATACCGTATGGCACCAGCGCCGATGCGGAGCTATTCACTTCGCTGGTGCGGATGCGGAGTCGGGCCCGGCAGCAGGTGCGCGACAACCCCTATGCGCGGGGCGCTGTGCGCACCATCGTGCAAAACGTGGTGGGGTTGAACGTTGGCTTTCAGTCGCGGGTGATGATGCTGCGCGGCGGGAAGTTGGACGACGGCACCAACGCCCGCATCGAGAAAGCCTGGAATCGGTGGTGCAAGAAGAAGTACTGCTCAGCCAACGGTAAGCACTCCTTTGCGTCGATGCTGCGGCTGGCTGTGGGCCGGGTGGCTGTCGATGGCGAGGTGATCGTCCGATTTCGCAGAAAAGCTTTCTCAGGCTCGACCATTCCGCTCGCTTTGCAGGTCATCGAGTCCGACCAGCTTGCCGAGGATTACAACCGCACTGCGCCCGGCACCGGCAACCCGATCAGGATGGGCGTCGAGGTCGATGCCGACGAGCGGCCTGTCGCTTACTGGATTCGCCCCAACCATCCGGGCGATTATCAGTTTGTCACCGGTGGCGGCAGCATTCAGCCAGTGCGCATTCCGGCAGAAGAGATCCTGCACCTGGCGGTGTTCGATCGGGCCGGGCAGACACGCGCCGAATCCTGGTTCTGTGCGGCACTCCTGCGCCTGAAGCAGATGAGCAGCTACGAGGATGCGGAGATTATCCGCGCTCGCGCTGCGGCCTGCAGGATGGGCTTTCTCAAGACCACAGGCGGATCGTCGGCTTTCGCAGACCTCGAGACCACCACCGGTAAGCCCACCGTCGATCCAGCAGACGGTGTGACCCGGCAGGTGCGCTTTGCCCCCGGCCAGTTCTGGCAGCTGCAGCCGAATGAAGAAGTGGATATCCCCGCCAGTCCGCCTCCTGGCGATGGTGGCGATCCGTTTTTGCGCATGATGCTGCGCTCGATTGCCACGTCGATTGGCATAAGCTACGCCACCTTCGCGAACGATCACGGCCAGAGCAATTTCTCTTCTTCGAGGCTGTCGCTCCTCGATGACCGCGACAACTGGCGGGTGATTCAGGCGTGGCTTATCGAGAATCTGATTCAGCCCATCTTTGAGCGCTGGCTTGACACCGCCGTGCTCTACAGCGCGCTGGATCTGCCTAATTATTTTGCAGACCCCGAGCGCTACTCAGATTGCCGCTGGAAGCCTCGCGGCTGGGCGTGGATCGACCCGCTGAAGGATGTACAGAGTGCCATCCTTGCGGTGAACGCGGGCCTTGACACTCTCACCAATCAGATCACCCAAAACGGCGGCGACGTGGAAGACCTGTTCAAGGAGCGGCGCATCGAGCTGGACCTTGCTGAGCAGTATCGGATTCCGCTCGCTGCCGATACGCGGGTGACGAACAACACCGCCGCCGTCGATCCGTCCGCCACCGCCGATTCAAACAACACCGCCGCCGGAGACAACACCAATGCCCAGCAGTAACCTCACGCGCATCCCCGCTCAGGGTAAGCGAGTTTTCACCCTGCAGCGCATGAAAAAACCGATGCGCGCTGACGAGCTGGCGATGCTCACATCCGAGGCGCTGGCGCTGGATCTGCAAGAAGACTCACCCGGCGAGATAGAGGCCCAGGCCGAAGAATCGAACGAGTACACCTTCAGCTTCAGTTCCGAGGAGCCCTACGAGCGCTGGTGGGGCACCGAGGTGCTAAGCCACGCACCAGGCGCTGTGAACCTCGATCGCCTCAATAACGGCGCGGCCTTCGTGTTCAATCACGACCCCGATCAGTTCTTGGGCTGTGTCGAAGCGGCAGCGGTGGGGGCCGACCGGCGCGGCTACTGCACGACTCGCTTTTCTGGCGAAGAGATGCCCCAGCTCCGCCGCCGCCAGGTGGACGAGGGCACCCTCAGAAACGTGTCGGTCTACTACACGATCGATGAAGTGATGGACATGGGCGACGGGCTTTTCGTTGTCACTCGCTGGACGCCCATCCATGTCACCCTCTGCTCGGACGCTGCCGATTACACCGTAGGCATGGGCCGCTCGCTTGAAAGTGGCGAGACTCGGACGATTGAGGTAAAGAAGGCCGAAAGCGCAACCTCGGATTGCTCACGCACGGAAAGTTTGGAGCCAACTCCCAAAACTGGAGGTATATCGATCATCGCCAACACCTCAAAGGAGCAAATTGCCGTGGCACCCACCGATGCCGAAGAGCGCACTGCAGAACAAATTGAGGCGGATCGCGTTGCTGGTATCCGGCAATTGTGCGAGCGCTTCGACGATGGCAAGAATGGCATGAAAGGCTACGCCGATATTTTGGTGAAGCTGGGTAGCACCCCGGCGGAGGCCCGCGAGGCCGTGAGATTGCGCCTCGAAGCCCGTGAGCAGACCCCGATTCAGACTTTCAACGCCCTGGGCCTGAGCGAGGCGGAGCAGCGGCGCTACTCGATCGCCCGCGCAATGCTGGCCCAGATGGAAGGGCGCTTTGAGCGCGACGCAGCTTTTGAGCACGAGTGTCACGTCGAGCTTGAAAAAGTTGCCCAGAAGGCAGGCATCCAGCGCCGGGGCGGCGTGCTTGTTCCTGTAGGCGATCTGAGATCGAACATCGCCAGCTACAGGCCGCAACCTGGCATGGATCTGGCCACCACGATGCGCGTCGAGGAGATGCGCGCCTACATGGAAGCGCAGTACCGCGCCCAGTACGCAGCCACCGCCGGAGCGTCCACCGGCGGCAACCTCGTCTACACCGAAGGGATGCCCCTCATCGAATTGCTGCGTCCGATCGCTCAGATCATGGGGATGGGGCCGCGCATCATGACGGGCTTGATGTCGAACTTGCAAATCCCTCGCCAGATTTCCGGTTCGACAGGCTACTGGGTGCTTGAAGATGGCTCAATCACCGAATCTGAAGCGACCTTCGACAACATCACCCTCACTCCTAAAACCGCTGGGGCGATGTCCGCCTACACCCGGCAGTTTCTTTTGCAGGCGACCCAGATCCCATCGGTCGAAGAATTTATCCGCACCGACTTGGCGCTGGGCTTAGCGCTCACCATCGACAAAGCAGCCATAAATGGTGCGGGCTCCGGCGGCGTGCCGCTGGGCATCCTCAACGCTTCAGGCGTGGGTTCTGTCGTGCTCGGCACCAACGGAGGCACGATCGACTGGCCTGCAACGGTGAGCTTCCAGACCAAAGTCGCGAACGCGAACGCCTCGGCGTTAGGCGGCCTCGCCTGGCTCACCAACCCAAACGTGATGGGCAAGCTCAAAACTACGCTCAAGGCCGCCGCCGCCGGATCTGACTTTATCTGGATGGATGGCCCGGCAGGCGATGCGGGCATGGGCATGGTCAATGGCTACATGGCCAAGGTAAGCACCCAGGTGCCGAACAACCTCACCAAGGGCACTGGTACCAACTTGAGCGCTGCCATCTTTGGTGCCTGGAGCCAGATGTTGATGGGCTTCTGGAGCATTGCCGAATTTCTATCCGACCCCTACAAAAAATTTGACACGGGCGGCGTGCGGGTGAGGGTGTTCCAGACGGTGGACCTGGCCTACCGCCACCCCGACGCCTTTGCCGTTGCCACCGACATCATCACGACCTGATCCTGAAGCAACATCTACGGAGACGTTCTCATGACCGCCTACCGCATCCGCGATCCTTTCTTTGTCTACCTCGAACAGCCCGGCAAGCCGACCAAGGTCTACGGGCCGGGCGAGGAAGTGGACCTCACTCCCGAGCAGTTCGCAGCCCACGAGCACAAGCTTGAAGCCGTGGCCCCGCCCGCGCCCAAGGACAAGGGCACCGGCAAGACGGAGGGCTGATAGGTGCCGAGT harbors:
- a CDS encoding phage portal protein, encoding MARRARASAKERESAVATESQYRQFAAALLDRTTSDWIPYGTSADAELFTSLVRMRSRARQQVRDNPYARGAVRTIVQNVVGLNVGFQSRVMMLRGGKLDDGTNARIEKAWNRWCKKKYCSANGKHSFASMLRLAVGRVAVDGEVIVRFRRKAFSGSTIPLALQVIESDQLAEDYNRTAPGTGNPIRMGVEVDADERPVAYWIRPNHPGDYQFVTGGGSIQPVRIPAEEILHLAVFDRAGQTRAESWFCAALLRLKQMSSYEDAEIIRARAAACRMGFLKTTGGSSAFADLETTTGKPTVDPADGVTRQVRFAPGQFWQLQPNEEVDIPASPPPGDGGDPFLRMMLRSIATSIGISYATFANDHGQSNFSSSRLSLLDDRDNWRVIQAWLIENLIQPIFERWLDTAVLYSALDLPNYFADPERYSDCRWKPRGWAWIDPLKDVQSAILAVNAGLDTLTNQITQNGGDVEDLFKERRIELDLAEQYRIPLAADTRVTNNTAAVDPSATADSNNTAAGDNTNAQQ
- a CDS encoding phage terminase large subunit family protein; the protein is MPTAIREAIRQIAAAAAPPPDLKISEWADTYRVIPEGAAMPGRWRTSRTPYLREPMDALTDPLVEELVIMAGSQVGKTELTLNVLGYFIHQDPSPILYMEPTVEMAENFSKTRLAPTIRDTAVLASRIADPKSRDSGNTTLLKNFAGGYLALIGSNSPAQAASRPIRILLADEVDRFSDSAGTEGDPVDLGIQRQDTFFNRKRGLISTPTVRDVSRIEAAFLASDQRRYFCPCPVCGEFQLLQFQYLRWDAGRPESAYYLCEHCGAKLSTAQKNQMVRAGQWRATATPKPGSERSRGYHLWAIYSPWISLQLIVEKFLKAKDDPERLKVFTNTVLAETFDTAGGQKIDYQKLADRSNYGPRGSNGQPAREFVYGLEGGKAPAAGVLFLSGGVDVQDDRLEVILRGWGRGEQSWLCWYQQIWGDPRMVSTWEALDEVVGSTWRHPHGVDLRVEAVGVDSGHLTQYVYAYVRGAAHRGVFAVKGMGTPTDRPILGTPTWQDIDHEGRKIKNGVQLWSVGTHQANSLIYSRLALPYPGDGYYHFPAGLEEPFWEGLCSEKLITEYRAGVATQRYVPIAGRKRNEPLDCERYALAAALKLGLARAPWDKLEERVKPKEQKPTTARATAATGRQSGNWLTDY
- a CDS encoding phage major capsid protein codes for the protein MPSSNLTRIPAQGKRVFTLQRMKKPMRADELAMLTSEALALDLQEDSPGEIEAQAEESNEYTFSFSSEEPYERWWGTEVLSHAPGAVNLDRLNNGAAFVFNHDPDQFLGCVEAAAVGADRRGYCTTRFSGEEMPQLRRRQVDEGTLRNVSVYYTIDEVMDMGDGLFVVTRWTPIHVTLCSDAADYTVGMGRSLESGETRTIEVKKAESATSDCSRTESLEPTPKTGGISIIANTSKEQIAVAPTDAEERTAEQIEADRVAGIRQLCERFDDGKNGMKGYADILVKLGSTPAEAREAVRLRLEAREQTPIQTFNALGLSEAEQRRYSIARAMLAQMEGRFERDAAFEHECHVELEKVAQKAGIQRRGGVLVPVGDLRSNIASYRPQPGMDLATTMRVEEMRAYMEAQYRAQYAATAGASTGGNLVYTEGMPLIELLRPIAQIMGMGPRIMTGLMSNLQIPRQISGSTGYWVLEDGSITESEATFDNITLTPKTAGAMSAYTRQFLLQATQIPSVEEFIRTDLALGLALTIDKAAINGAGSGGVPLGILNASGVGSVVLGTNGGTIDWPATVSFQTKVANANASALGGLAWLTNPNVMGKLKTTLKAAAAGSDFIWMDGPAGDAGMGMVNGYMAKVSTQVPNNLTKGTGTNLSAAIFGAWSQMLMGFWSIAEFLSDPYKKFDTGGVRVRVFQTVDLAYRHPDAFAVATDIITT